In a single window of the Silurus meridionalis isolate SWU-2019-XX chromosome 8, ASM1480568v1, whole genome shotgun sequence genome:
- the napba gene encoding N-ethylmaleimide-sensitive factor attachment protein, beta a gives MDTSGKEKEAVQLMAEADKKVKSSGSFLGGMFGGNHKVEDACEMYARAANMFKMAKNWSAAGNAFCQAAKLHMQMQNKLDAATSFVDAGNAYKKADPQEAINCLNAAIDIYTDMGRFTIAAKHHMTIAEIYESELVDIEKAIAHYEQAADYYKGEESNSSANKCLLKVGFYCAQLEQYPKAIEIFEQVATNTMDNPLLKYNAKEYFWKASLCHFIVDELNAKLAIEKYESMFPAFSDSRECKLLKKLLDAHEEQNNEAFTEAVKEFDSISRLDQWQTTMLLRIKKTIQGDAGDLK, from the exons ATGGATACCTCAGGCAAGGAGAAAGAGGCCGTCCAACTGATGGCTGAAGCGGACAAAAAAGTCAAGTCGTCCGGTTCATTTTTAGGAGGGATGTTCGG AGGAAACCACAAGGTAGAGGATGCGTGTGAGATGTACGCCAGAGCTGCAAACATGTTTAAAATGGCAAAGAACTGGAGTG CTGCAGGCAATGCTTTCTGCCAGGCTGCAAAACTTCATATGCAAATGCAGAACAAGCTGGATGCTGCCACCAGCTTTGTTGATGCAGGCAATGCATACAAGAAGGCTGATCCCCAAG AGGCTATCAACTGCTTAAATGCAGCCATCGACATATATACAGACATG GGGCGTTTTACAATCGCAGCCAAACACCACATGACAATTGCAGAAATATATGAGTCTGAGCTGGTGGATATTGAAAAG GCAATTGCCCATTATGAGCAGGCGGCTGACTATTACAAAGGAGAGGAATCAAACag CTCTGCCAACAAATGTCTCCTGAAAGTCGGCTTTTACTGTGCGCAGCTGGAGCAGTATCCTAAAGCCATTGAAATCTTTGAGCAG GTTGCAACTAATACAATGGATAATCCACTTTTAAAGTACAACGCAAAAGAGTATTTCTGGAAGGCTTCACTCTGCCACTTCATTGTGGATGAATTAAATGCAAAG CTTGCCATAGAGAAGTATGAGAGCATGTTTCCGGCATTCTCAGACTCAAGAGAATGTAAGCTTttaaaa AAACTACTGGATGCACATGAAGAGCAAAACAATGAGGCATTCACTGAGGCt GTGAAAGAGTTTGACTCAATTTCCCGTCTGGACCAGTGGCAGACCACTATGTTACTCCGCATCAAGAAGACGATCCAAGGAGATGCGGGTGATCTGAAGTGA